Proteins from one Triplophysa dalaica isolate WHDGS20190420 chromosome 6, ASM1584641v1, whole genome shotgun sequence genomic window:
- the stradb gene encoding STE20-related kinase adapter protein beta isoform X2 — MSFLDCTCISTHSQVQSISIEEQYEDISHQVSSSDVSPCSVLTADDDVTGLSTDPAHYQLLSHLGRGFNNLSQVSMARHTPSGRLLVVKNTNLDECTEDELLQLMNEVLLSRLFRHPNLLTSRLVFTSCCELWVLSPLMSYGSADSLLRAYFPDGMSESLIAYLLYGVLKGLEYLHHMGYVHRGVKASHVLLSAEGRVCLSGLQSVYSLMKDGKRTRVVYDMPQHSPSLLPWLSPELLRQDLNGYGVKSDIYSLGILACELVTGRVPFQDMPPTLMLLQKLRGSHSCLLDISPYPLGDLGALKVSRSGVDSGIGESVATGSLTRTATAERPQSPGPKNHSATLHNLVELCLQQQPDSRPSASALRTHPFFRQVKKHTRDSFLSLMYPAVPMSCPPDTPPSETPTKTCNSPSPTNEPEDEMWDFS; from the exons agcAGTGATGTCTCTCCGTGTTCTGTGTTGACGGCTGACGATGACGTCACAGGTCTTTCCACTGACCCCGCCCACTATCAGCTGCTGTCACATCTGG GGCGGGGCTTCAATAACCTCAGTCAGGTGAGCATGGCGCGTCACACTCCATCCGGTCGGCTGCTGGTGGTGAAAAACACAAATCTGGATGAGTGTACGGAAGATGAGCTGTTGCAGTTGATG AACgaggttttgttgtccaggttGTTTCGACACCCAAATCTTCTGACGTCCAGACTGGTGTTCACCTCGTGCTGTGAGCTCTGGGTTCTGTCTCCGCTCATGAGTTACG GTTCTGCAGACTCTCTGCTGAGGGCGTATTTTCCAGATGGAATGAGTGAGTCGCTGATAGCATATTTGCTGTATGGGGTGTTGAAAGGCCTGGAGTACCTGCACCACATGGGATATGTGCACAG GGGTGTGAAGGCAAGTCATGTGTTGTTGTCGGCAGAGGgtcgtgtgtgtttgtcaggacTTCAGAGTGTGTACAGTCTAATGAAGGATGGAAAGAGGACGAGGGTAGTGTATGATATGCCTCAGCACAGTCCGTCTCTTCTGCCATGGTTGAGTCCTGAGCTACTGAGACAG GATCTTAATGGCTATGGTGTGAAATCGGACATCTACAGTCTAGGAATCTTGGCTTGTGAGCTGGTCACAGGCCGGGTGCCCTTTCAAGACATGCCGCCTACTCTG ATGCTGCTTCAGAAGTTAAGGGGGTCTCATTCTTGTCTCCTCGACATCTCCCCTTACCCACTCGGAGACCTCGGGGCGCTCAAAGTGTCCCGTTCCGGCGTGGATTCGGGTATCGGCGAGAGCGTCGCAACTGGAAGTCTGACACGCACGGCCACAGCAGAGAGACCCCAAAGCCCCGGCCCCAAAAACCACTCAGCTACTCTGCACAACCTGGTCGAACTCTGCCTCCAACAACAGCCTGACAGCAG GCCCTCAGCAAGTGCTCTCCGCACCCACCCCTTCTTCAGACAG GTAAAGAAGCACACAAGAGACTCCTTCCTCAGTTTGATGTATCCAGCCGTGCCAATGTCCTGCCCTCCAGACACACCTCCGTCTGAAACCCCAACAAAGACCTGTAACAGCCCCTCTCCCACCAACGAGCCAGAAGATGAGATGTGGGACTTTTCCTAA
- the stradb gene encoding STE20-related kinase adapter protein beta isoform X4, producing MARHTPSGRLLVVKNTNLDECTEDELLQLMNEVLLSRLFRHPNLLTSRLVFTSCCELWVLSPLMSYGSADSLLRAYFPDGMSESLIAYLLYGVLKGLEYLHHMGYVHRGVKASHVLLSAEGRVCLSGLQSVYSLMKDGKRTRVVYDMPQHSPSLLPWLSPELLRQDLNGYGVKSDIYSLGILACELVTGRVPFQDMPPTLMLLQKLRGSHSCLLDISPYPLGDLGALKVSRSGVDSGIGESVATGSLTRTATAERPQSPGPKNHSATLHNLVELCLQQQPDSRPSASALRTHPFFRQVKKHTRDSFLSLMYPAVPMSCPPDTPPSETPTKTCNSPSPTNEPEDEMWDFS from the exons ATGGCGCGTCACACTCCATCCGGTCGGCTGCTGGTGGTGAAAAACACAAATCTGGATGAGTGTACGGAAGATGAGCTGTTGCAGTTGATG AACgaggttttgttgtccaggttGTTTCGACACCCAAATCTTCTGACGTCCAGACTGGTGTTCACCTCGTGCTGTGAGCTCTGGGTTCTGTCTCCGCTCATGAGTTACG GTTCTGCAGACTCTCTGCTGAGGGCGTATTTTCCAGATGGAATGAGTGAGTCGCTGATAGCATATTTGCTGTATGGGGTGTTGAAAGGCCTGGAGTACCTGCACCACATGGGATATGTGCACAG GGGTGTGAAGGCAAGTCATGTGTTGTTGTCGGCAGAGGgtcgtgtgtgtttgtcaggacTTCAGAGTGTGTACAGTCTAATGAAGGATGGAAAGAGGACGAGGGTAGTGTATGATATGCCTCAGCACAGTCCGTCTCTTCTGCCATGGTTGAGTCCTGAGCTACTGAGACAG GATCTTAATGGCTATGGTGTGAAATCGGACATCTACAGTCTAGGAATCTTGGCTTGTGAGCTGGTCACAGGCCGGGTGCCCTTTCAAGACATGCCGCCTACTCTG ATGCTGCTTCAGAAGTTAAGGGGGTCTCATTCTTGTCTCCTCGACATCTCCCCTTACCCACTCGGAGACCTCGGGGCGCTCAAAGTGTCCCGTTCCGGCGTGGATTCGGGTATCGGCGAGAGCGTCGCAACTGGAAGTCTGACACGCACGGCCACAGCAGAGAGACCCCAAAGCCCCGGCCCCAAAAACCACTCAGCTACTCTGCACAACCTGGTCGAACTCTGCCTCCAACAACAGCCTGACAGCAG GCCCTCAGCAAGTGCTCTCCGCACCCACCCCTTCTTCAGACAG GTAAAGAAGCACACAAGAGACTCCTTCCTCAGTTTGATGTATCCAGCCGTGCCAATGTCCTGCCCTCCAGACACACCTCCGTCTGAAACCCCAACAAAGACCTGTAACAGCCCCTCTCCCACCAACGAGCCAGAAGATGAGATGTGGGACTTTTCCTAA